A section of the Microbacterium sp. MM2322 genome encodes:
- a CDS encoding aldose 1-epimerase family protein, translated as MAADPTGTRFSLRAADVSAEIAEVGAALRALRVGGVDLVPDYPADVPTPAASGIVLVPWPNRIRDGRWEDDGELRQLAITEPKFGNASHGLLRFAPYRAETQTDAAITLRADVFPQSGYPYHLENRVTYALVAGGLRVTHEITNVGSGDAPVAVGTHPYFRISDVDTADLSLQLEARTWFRLDEQNIPVAEEPIDDEHDLSAPRRVGDLALDVAYAGLPRREGRVEAHLIAPDGRRLTVWAGEGFEYVQVFTTDRFPGHDLAVAIEPMTAPADAFNSGRSLRRLAPDETWTLDWGVDLVG; from the coding sequence ATGGCCGCCGATCCCACCGGAACCCGTTTCTCCCTCCGCGCCGCCGACGTGTCGGCCGAGATCGCCGAGGTCGGCGCCGCACTCCGCGCACTCCGCGTCGGTGGGGTCGACCTCGTGCCCGATTACCCCGCCGACGTGCCGACACCAGCGGCATCCGGCATCGTCCTCGTCCCGTGGCCGAACCGCATCCGCGACGGACGCTGGGAGGACGACGGCGAGCTCCGCCAGCTCGCGATCACCGAGCCGAAGTTCGGCAACGCGTCGCACGGGCTGCTCCGCTTCGCTCCCTACCGGGCTGAAACGCAGACGGATGCCGCGATCACCCTGCGCGCCGATGTCTTCCCGCAGTCGGGGTACCCGTACCACCTAGAGAACCGCGTGACCTACGCGCTCGTCGCCGGCGGGCTCCGCGTCACGCACGAGATCACGAACGTCGGGTCCGGTGACGCGCCCGTCGCCGTCGGAACGCACCCGTACTTCCGCATCTCGGATGTCGACACCGCGGATCTGTCGCTGCAGCTCGAGGCCCGCACCTGGTTCCGCCTCGACGAGCAGAACATCCCCGTGGCCGAGGAACCGATCGACGACGAGCACGACCTGAGCGCGCCGCGCCGCGTCGGCGACCTCGCGCTCGACGTGGCCTACGCCGGCCTCCCCCGCCGCGAGGGACGCGTCGAGGCGCACCTCATCGCACCCGACGGCCGCCGCCTGACCGTCTGGGCGGGCGAGGGGTTCGAGTACGTGCAGGTGTTCACGACCGACCGGTTCCCCGGCCACGACCTCGCCGTCGCGATCGAGCCGATGACGGCGCCTGCCGACGCGTTCAACTCCGGCCGGAGCCTCCGCCGGCTCGCGCCGGACGAGACCTGGACGCTCGACTGGGGCGTCGACCTCGTCGGCTGA
- a CDS encoding DEAD/DEAH box helicase: MPKNKKPAGGRAQNFEPRFGKKTSYQDAKRRPGQASAGTAGSSSPKHRGYRAAEEGGATKGRWTEQDRAGRAEARGIRSHARSDRGDRPAGGERPRFDRAGGAERPRFDRSERPARSFDDRPRRDDRTERPRFDRAGGAERPRFDRSERPARSFDGRPRRDDRPAGGERPRYDRAGGGAERPRFDRNERPARSFDDRPRRDDRTERPRFDRNERPARSFDDRPRRDDRTERPRFDRAGGAERPRFDRNERPARSFDDRPRRDDRTERPRFDRSERPARSFDDRPRRDDRTERPRRDDRTERPRTERPARTFDDRPRRDDRPNRGDWKADEKSKAHQDHVDVVHERLQAEAVDAASVEQASFSDLGLGQNLVRTLEGMGAKAPFPIQAATVGPILEGRDVLARGRTGSGKTIAFGAPLVERVLRGQAGKRRAWGRSPQALILAPTRELALQIDRTVQELAQSVGLFTTQIYGGVPQGRQVGALKKGVDIIIGTPGRIEDLEKQGKLDLSEVGIVVLDEADHMSELGFLEPMQRILRLVQDDAQKLLFSATLDREVAALVDEFLVNPAVYEVAGETQETSTIDHRVLVIDHRDKAEILTSLVDRDGKTLVFTRTRAYSEMLVEQFEDAGIAAVALHGDLNQAKRTRNLQRLTDGKVNVLVATDVAARGIHVDDIDLVVQADAPDEYKTYTHRSGRTGRAGRTGTVVTLITRQRRRRMTEMLERAEIDAPFDEARAGDDVLEEITGRQAANVDA; encoded by the coding sequence ATGCCCAAGAACAAGAAGCCGGCCGGCGGCCGCGCTCAGAACTTCGAGCCCCGCTTCGGCAAGAAGACCTCCTACCAGGACGCCAAGCGTCGTCCCGGTCAGGCATCCGCCGGTACCGCCGGCAGCTCGAGCCCCAAGCACCGCGGGTACCGCGCCGCCGAGGAAGGTGGCGCCACGAAGGGCCGCTGGACCGAGCAGGACCGCGCCGGTCGCGCCGAGGCGCGCGGCATCCGCTCGCACGCGCGCAGCGACCGTGGTGACCGTCCCGCCGGTGGCGAGCGTCCGCGCTTCGACCGTGCGGGTGGCGCGGAGCGTCCTCGTTTCGACCGCAGCGAGCGTCCCGCTCGTTCGTTCGATGACCGTCCTCGTCGGGATGACCGCACCGAGCGTCCGCGCTTCGACCGTGCGGGTGGCGCCGAGCGTCCGCGCTTCGACCGCAGCGAGCGTCCCGCTCGTTCGTTCGATGGCCGTCCTCGTCGGGATGACCGTCCCGCCGGTGGCGAGCGTCCCCGCTACGACCGCGCCGGTGGCGGCGCGGAGCGTCCTCGTTTCGACCGCAACGAGCGTCCTGCGCGTTCGTTCGACGACCGTCCCCGCCGGGACGACCGGACTGAGCGTCCGCGTTTCGACCGCAACGAGCGGCCCGCTCGTTCGTTCGACGACCGTCCGCGTCGCGATGACCGCACCGAGCGTCCGCGCTTCGACCGTGCCGGTGGCGCCGAGCGTCCCCGTTTCGACCGCAACGAGCGTCCTGCGCGTTCGTTCGACGACCGTCCCCGTCGGGACGACCGGACCGAGCGTCCCCGTTTCGACCGTTCCGAGCGCCCCGCTCGTTCGTTCGACGACCGTCCCCGTCGCGACGACCGGACCGAGCGTCCCCGTCGCGATGACCGGACCGAGCGTCCCCGGACCGAGCGTCCCGCTCGCACCTTCGACGACCGTCCCCGTCGGGACGACCGTCCGAACCGTGGAGATTGGAAGGCCGACGAGAAGTCGAAGGCCCACCAGGACCACGTCGACGTCGTGCACGAGCGTCTCCAGGCCGAAGCGGTGGATGCCGCATCCGTCGAGCAGGCATCGTTCAGCGACCTCGGCCTCGGCCAGAACCTCGTCCGCACCCTCGAGGGGATGGGCGCCAAGGCCCCCTTCCCGATTCAGGCTGCGACCGTCGGTCCGATTCTCGAGGGCCGCGACGTCCTCGCCCGCGGCCGCACCGGCTCGGGCAAGACGATCGCCTTCGGCGCTCCCCTCGTCGAGCGCGTGCTGCGCGGCCAGGCCGGCAAGCGTCGCGCCTGGGGCCGTTCGCCGCAGGCCCTGATCCTCGCGCCGACGCGTGAGCTCGCGCTGCAGATCGACCGCACCGTGCAGGAGCTCGCGCAGAGCGTGGGCCTGTTCACGACGCAGATCTACGGTGGCGTCCCGCAGGGCCGCCAGGTCGGTGCGCTCAAGAAGGGTGTCGACATCATCATCGGTACCCCGGGCCGCATCGAAGACCTCGAGAAGCAGGGCAAGCTCGACCTGTCCGAGGTCGGCATCGTGGTCCTCGACGAGGCCGACCACATGAGCGAGCTGGGCTTCCTCGAGCCGATGCAGCGCATCCTCCGCCTCGTGCAGGACGACGCGCAGAAGCTGCTCTTCTCCGCCACGCTCGACCGCGAGGTCGCCGCTCTCGTCGACGAGTTCCTCGTGAACCCGGCCGTCTACGAGGTCGCCGGTGAGACGCAGGAGACCAGCACGATCGATCACCGCGTGCTCGTCATCGACCACAGGGACAAGGCCGAGATCCTCACCTCGCTCGTCGACCGCGACGGCAAGACGCTCGTCTTCACGCGGACCCGCGCGTACTCCGAGATGCTCGTCGAGCAATTCGAGGATGCCGGGATCGCCGCCGTCGCCCTCCACGGCGACCTCAACCAGGCCAAGCGCACCCGCAACCTGCAGCGTCTGACCGACGGCAAGGTCAACGTGCTCGTCGCGACGGATGTGGCGGCTCGCGGCATCCACGTCGACGACATCGACCTGGTCGTCCAGGCCGACGCGCCCGACGAGTACAAGACGTACACGCACCGCTCCGGCCGTACCGGTCGCGCGGGCCGCACGGGCACGGTCGTCACGCTGATCACGCGTCAGCGTCGTCGGCGCATGACCGAGATGCTCGAGCGCGCCGAGATCGACGCGCCGTTCGACGAGGCTCGCGCCGGCGACGACGTGCTCGAGGAGATCACGGGTCGTCAGGCCGCGAACGTCGACGCCTGA
- a CDS encoding GNAT family acetyltransferase — MPIVIRPLGDPDVEPVVSLWHAVGLTRPWNDPHRDIARARAVWPDLLLVAADGARVLGSVMAGYDGHRGWLYYLATDPDRRGEGIGRMLVAEAEQRLEGLGCPKVMLMVREGNDAVTDFYDSIGYARDATSVLGKRLIPDD; from the coding sequence ATGCCGATCGTCATCCGCCCCCTCGGTGATCCCGACGTCGAGCCGGTCGTGTCGCTGTGGCACGCGGTCGGGCTGACGCGTCCCTGGAACGACCCGCACCGCGACATCGCGCGTGCCCGCGCCGTCTGGCCCGACCTCTTGCTGGTCGCGGCAGACGGCGCTCGTGTCCTCGGATCGGTCATGGCCGGCTACGACGGCCATCGCGGCTGGCTGTACTACCTCGCGACCGATCCCGACCGGCGCGGCGAGGGCATCGGACGGATGCTGGTCGCCGAAGCCGAGCAGCGCCTCGAGGGCCTCGGGTGCCCGAAGGTGATGCTCATGGTGCGCGAGGGCAACGACGCGGTCACCGATTTCTACGACTCCATCGGCTACGCGCGTGACGCGACCTCCGTCCTCGGCAAGCGCCTGATCCCCGACGACTGA
- a CDS encoding Rv2578c family radical SAM protein, with amino-acid sequence MRWQGQNISTVDDGALPGLESMGGLVRSVTTPDFAGMTFHEVVAKSALNHVPSGSAMPFSWSVNPYRGCQHACAYCFARNTHTYLDLDAGADFDSQIVVKVNVAEVLARELAKPSWRHEPVALGTNTDPYQRAEGRYRLMPGIIDALASSGTPFSILTKGTLLRRDLPQLTDAATRVPIHIAMSIAIPHEPLRQLLEPGAPSFQARLDTVKAATDAGFSTTVFLMPIVPHLTDGVDVLDDAIARIAASGARRVVFGALHLRPGAKEWFWAWLERECPDLVPAYRGLYPGASVSAPKGYRTWLSARVRPLLRRHGLHGRLEEEDVPPRAGLGAVRATGPVMKTATREQASAMLF; translated from the coding sequence ATGCGGTGGCAGGGTCAGAACATCTCGACGGTCGATGACGGCGCTCTGCCCGGCCTCGAGTCGATGGGTGGGCTCGTCCGCTCGGTCACGACGCCGGACTTCGCGGGGATGACCTTCCACGAAGTCGTCGCGAAGTCCGCGCTCAACCACGTGCCGAGCGGATCGGCGATGCCGTTCTCCTGGTCGGTGAATCCCTATAGGGGGTGCCAACATGCATGTGCCTATTGCTTCGCGCGCAACACGCACACCTACCTCGACCTCGACGCCGGCGCGGACTTCGATTCGCAGATCGTCGTGAAGGTGAACGTGGCCGAGGTGCTCGCCCGCGAACTCGCGAAGCCGTCGTGGCGACACGAGCCGGTTGCGCTCGGCACGAACACCGATCCGTATCAGCGCGCCGAGGGGCGTTATCGGCTGATGCCGGGCATCATCGACGCCCTCGCCTCGAGCGGCACGCCGTTCTCGATCCTCACGAAGGGCACACTTCTGCGCCGCGACCTGCCGCAGTTGACGGATGCCGCGACCCGCGTCCCCATCCACATCGCCATGTCGATCGCGATCCCGCACGAGCCGCTGCGGCAGCTCCTCGAGCCGGGCGCGCCGTCGTTCCAGGCGCGCCTCGACACGGTGAAGGCAGCGACGGATGCCGGGTTCTCGACCACGGTCTTCCTCATGCCGATCGTGCCGCACCTGACCGACGGGGTCGACGTCCTCGACGATGCGATCGCTCGGATCGCCGCATCCGGAGCCCGTCGGGTCGTGTTCGGCGCACTGCACCTGCGACCGGGGGCGAAGGAGTGGTTCTGGGCGTGGCTCGAACGCGAGTGCCCCGACCTGGTGCCCGCCTACCGCGGCCTCTACCCGGGTGCGTCGGTCTCGGCGCCGAAGGGGTACCGGACGTGGCTCTCGGCTCGCGTGCGTCCGCTGCTGCGACGCCACGGCCTGCACGGCCGGCTCGAAGAGGAGGACGTGCCGCCGCGGGCGGGTCTCGGGGCGGTGCGGGCCACGGGTCCCGTCATGAAGACGGCGACTCGGGAACAGGCCTCCGCCATGCTCTTCTGA